One region of Acidobacteriota bacterium genomic DNA includes:
- the ccmA gene encoding heme ABC exporter ATP-binding protein CcmA yields MATPNPAGDGPGAFDFDRLRLDRVSRHYGRRRALWRVSLEVAAGEVVGLLGPNGAGKSTLLRLLATLIAPSSGAVHYGGRTARELGGALRRRIGYLSHDLQLYPELTARENLAFFASLYGDRHPDGRVEAALAAARLDDRADEPVQRFSRGMRQRLALERTLLHGPRLILLDEPFTGLDDRSAVGLATRLRGLRGDGRIVLLATHDLDVVEDVIDRAVVLQRGRATLVDHGERTLRERYRAALAANGAAAAAQGRTAAADGAVGPAGT; encoded by the coding sequence ATGGCCACACCCAACCCAGCCGGCGACGGGCCGGGCGCGTTCGACTTCGACCGCCTGAGGCTCGACCGCGTCTCACGCCACTACGGCCGCCGCCGCGCGCTCTGGCGGGTGTCGCTGGAAGTGGCGGCGGGCGAAGTGGTCGGCCTCCTCGGGCCGAATGGGGCCGGGAAGTCGACGCTGCTCCGCCTTCTCGCCACGTTGATCGCGCCGTCCTCAGGCGCCGTTCACTACGGAGGGAGGACGGCACGGGAGCTGGGGGGCGCGCTGCGGCGCCGGATCGGCTACCTGTCGCATGACCTGCAGCTCTATCCGGAACTGACGGCGCGCGAGAACCTGGCGTTCTTCGCCAGCCTGTACGGGGATCGCCACCCCGACGGGCGGGTCGAGGCGGCACTCGCGGCGGCGCGTCTCGACGACCGCGCGGACGAGCCGGTTCAGCGGTTTTCGCGCGGTATGCGGCAGCGGCTTGCGCTGGAGCGCACGCTGCTCCACGGCCCGCGCCTGATCCTGCTGGACGAGCCGTTCACCGGCCTGGACGACCGCTCCGCCGTCGGCCTGGCCACGCGGCTGCGCGGGCTGCGCGGCGACGGACGGATCGTTCTCCTCGCGACGCACGATCTCGATGTCGTCGAAGACGTGATCGATCGCGCCGTGGTGCTGCAGCGCGGCCGTGCGACGCTTGTCGATCACGGGGAGCGGACCCTCCGCGAACGGTACCGCGCGGCGCTTGCTGCGAACGGCGCGGCGGCCGCGGCCCAGGGCCGGACCGCGGCGGCCGACGGAGCCGTCGGACCGGCCGGAACCTAG
- a CDS encoding heme transporter, with protein MAEFFRIAWLVMRKDIRVESRSREMIYTTTFFAVSCVLVFSFAFVRGGAPVEGAEAGIIWVALAYAGQLALGRAFERELHHDALRGLLLAPAERSAIFVGKLLGIILLMVVVEAVVIFFVALFFDAPLFAHPFLMIGLLAAGTLGFAAVGALFAAMLTRTESRAVLLPVLLYPITVPVLIAGVSGTISLIQLDPNLDLARFWLALIVFFDAVFLTLALWTFEPLMTE; from the coding sequence ATGGCCGAATTCTTCCGAATCGCCTGGCTCGTGATGCGGAAGGATATCCGCGTCGAGTCGCGCAGCCGGGAGATGATCTACACGACCACCTTCTTCGCGGTGTCGTGCGTCCTGGTTTTTTCGTTCGCCTTCGTTCGCGGCGGCGCGCCGGTCGAAGGAGCCGAGGCGGGAATCATCTGGGTAGCGCTTGCGTATGCCGGACAGCTCGCGCTGGGGCGCGCGTTCGAGCGCGAGCTGCACCACGACGCCCTCCGCGGGCTGCTGCTCGCCCCGGCCGAGCGCTCCGCCATCTTCGTCGGCAAGCTGCTCGGCATCATCCTGCTGATGGTGGTGGTCGAGGCGGTCGTGATCTTCTTCGTCGCTCTCTTCTTCGACGCGCCGCTTTTCGCACATCCTTTCCTCATGATCGGTCTGCTGGCGGCAGGCACCCTCGGCTTCGCGGCCGTCGGCGCCCTGTTCGCGGCAATGCTGACCCGGACCGAGAGCCGGGCCGTCCTGCTGCCGGTGCTGCTCTATCCGATCACGGTGCCGGTATTGATTGCCGGAGTCAGCGGGACGATCTCGCTGATTCAGCTCGATCCGAACCTCGACCTGGCCCGCTTCTGGCTCGCCCTCATCGTCTTCTTCGACGCGGTCTTCCTGACGCTCGCGTTATGGACATTCGAGCCGCTCATGACAGAATGA
- a CDS encoding CcmD family protein — translation MTMRQTVHWVTVTTVVLIAGALGIAAPGVAAAQPEQVNEFVPIDELPPEDRLPAAPFLVAAYSIVWLLAFGYLWGLSRRLSGVERDVQDLRRSSGGDGSGGGAA, via the coding sequence ATGACGATGCGACAGACGGTTCATTGGGTGACGGTGACGACGGTTGTCCTGATCGCCGGGGCGCTCGGGATTGCCGCGCCGGGCGTGGCGGCGGCGCAGCCGGAGCAGGTGAACGAGTTCGTCCCGATCGACGAGTTGCCGCCGGAAGACCGACTGCCGGCGGCGCCGTTCCTGGTTGCCGCCTACTCGATCGTCTGGCTGCTGGCGTTCGGTTACTTGTGGGGGTTGTCCCGGCGCCTGAGCGGCGTGGAGCGGGACGTGCAGGATTTGCGGCGGAGTTCCGGCGGCGACGGCAGCGGGGGAGGCGCGGCCTGA